The following proteins come from a genomic window of Myroides odoratus DSM 2801:
- a CDS encoding response regulator transcription factor — protein MEVKQKEMEASAPNYLEAVQALARMTYKSIYIIDHQKKVFDYVSDNPLFLCGYSVYEVQKMGFDFYTQCIPDQDRNMLIKIAEAGFHFLYAIPMEERTQYTLACDFHLKHRQIPLLLIHHEITPLCLTTTGKLWKSICIVSLSTAYQMGNSKIFKLNSTATWRYDLSHNTWETTIKPKLSPRELEVLQYAIRGYKIHEIASCLYLTSDTIKFHRKKILEKLQVHSIAEAIRFAIVNKLL, from the coding sequence ATGGAAGTAAAACAGAAAGAAATGGAAGCAAGCGCTCCCAACTACCTAGAAGCTGTACAAGCGTTAGCTAGAATGACGTATAAAAGCATTTACATCATTGATCATCAAAAGAAAGTATTTGATTATGTTTCGGATAACCCTCTTTTTCTCTGTGGATATTCCGTTTATGAAGTACAAAAAATGGGATTTGACTTTTATACCCAATGCATTCCTGATCAGGATCGAAATATGTTAATTAAAATAGCGGAAGCGGGATTTCATTTTTTGTATGCTATTCCCATGGAAGAACGAACACAATATACCTTAGCGTGTGATTTTCATCTGAAACACAGGCAAATTCCCCTCCTTTTGATTCACCATGAGATAACCCCACTTTGTTTAACAACCACAGGAAAATTGTGGAAATCTATTTGTATTGTCTCACTATCGACCGCCTATCAAATGGGAAATAGCAAGATATTTAAGTTAAACAGTACAGCCACTTGGAGGTATGATTTAAGCCACAACACCTGGGAAACCACAATCAAGCCGAAACTTTCTCCTAGAGAGTTGGAAGTTTTACAGTATGCTATCAGGGGCTATAAGATACACGAAATCGCTTCTTGCCTTTATCTAACCTCCGATACAATTAAATTCCACCGCAAAAAGATTTTAGAAAAACTACAGGTGCACAGCATAGCTGAGGCTATTCGCTTCGCTATTGTCAACAAATTACTATAA
- a CDS encoding lantibiotic dehydratase encodes MIYPTNFYVIRVPTLPFNDIKLLNNAMRNKDVQEIKKFLMNPLFMNAIYLSSRDFYYKSTNWMEKEVSDFNYSDSVLQSMYKYYIRMCSRSTPYGLFAGVGLGKTTMDKTKIKIATNNLQPFVRVDNLFINKMKEEIVRKNKTNNLPFYPNNTLYSIGDYWRYISWDHNFNYEILEIKKNVILEQVLSIAYHGITKADIKLFLIKNSNCHSKSILEIEEYIRLLIDANFLVDRMPPYMTSLANPLLEVEQYLIQYKIDTKLLMPIINLEKTIHSDYFKSSECIDDIEKIRSEISGIIDINDQVFQVDTRINLNLNQVNKNVVELLAQRMKEIMPLRGKNVNPDLVSFIERFYNKFETKEVPLMLALDPDYGVGYSVFVRSNLEELPLLQDVYFPFQDAAIYEGTVSPLIDMIIKEYIQCFSTTIIQPIVLTKERISTLQSEESTFIPFGANCHLFGSFICDTQEDIDNGNFKFMPLSNIPTSNVSDILSRYAYYDKELFDSLKEITEVDSENCIHAELLYHKKNRLANVLMRPNLYNYSIVYLAACSEDEESNTISMNDIYIRYEEGRIKLVSKKLNKEIKIRYSNAYNLDNSQLSVIKFLGDYQYYNLDHGFKWNWGYLKNNDFLPRVEYKEIILSVAQWKIHKNQNINQQTLQQILRERNIPTFCTIRQRDNILILDLSLDICLDILIKKIAKQSLWLYEYLDSTKFFNEAGDQFVAEFIFPFKCEEQLPQVLEKVNVSDGTVQRQFLPGDEWSFFKIYTSPYYGDTVIKEVIKKYVKQLPDSICWFFIRYNDPDFHIRFRIKRKITKHNLATLKDLLDVLIKNGIVSYFQIDTYKREIERYGIQLISLSETYFMYDSIAILKLLSKKEIVNNELRWKIAVVSIHLMLNDFNISLLNRVEIFKDMYRSLMLEITKQSHTAFNTKQFKVSLDKKFRLNKDFLDSTIRLNNFDLIIEFVKPLKKRSKSTGELVSVIRNSVIENQKYITLIKDYIHLNLNRIFVLQARKQELVFYYLLFKTYNSIYSRQIKQ; translated from the coding sequence ATGATTTATCCTACAAATTTTTATGTAATACGTGTTCCTACGCTACCTTTTAATGATATTAAATTGTTGAATAATGCAATGAGAAATAAAGATGTACAAGAAATAAAAAAGTTTTTGATGAATCCTTTATTCATGAATGCAATTTATTTGTCATCTAGAGATTTTTATTATAAATCAACAAATTGGATGGAAAAAGAAGTAAGTGACTTCAATTATTCTGATAGTGTTCTTCAGAGCATGTATAAATACTATATCCGAATGTGTTCAAGGAGTACTCCATATGGACTATTTGCGGGTGTTGGTCTGGGTAAAACTACCATGGATAAAACTAAGATTAAAATTGCTACAAACAATTTACAGCCCTTTGTAAGGGTAGATAATTTGTTTATTAATAAAATGAAAGAAGAGATTGTGAGAAAAAATAAAACTAATAATCTTCCTTTTTACCCAAATAATACATTATATAGTATAGGGGATTATTGGCGTTACATTAGTTGGGATCATAATTTTAATTATGAGATTTTAGAGATAAAAAAAAATGTCATTTTAGAGCAAGTATTATCTATAGCTTATCATGGTATAACAAAAGCTGATATAAAACTTTTTCTAATAAAAAATTCCAATTGTCATTCTAAGTCAATATTAGAAATCGAAGAGTATATTCGATTATTAATTGATGCAAATTTTTTAGTGGATAGAATGCCTCCATATATGACAAGTTTAGCTAATCCTCTATTAGAAGTAGAACAATACTTGATTCAATATAAAATTGACACAAAGCTTTTAATGCCAATAATAAATTTAGAGAAGACGATTCATTCTGACTATTTTAAATCTTCTGAATGTATAGATGACATAGAGAAAATACGAAGTGAAATCAGTGGTATTATCGATATAAATGATCAAGTTTTTCAAGTAGATACTAGAATAAATTTGAATTTGAATCAAGTGAATAAAAATGTTGTAGAGTTATTAGCACAACGAATGAAAGAAATAATGCCACTAAGGGGAAAAAATGTTAATCCGGATTTAGTGAGTTTTATAGAGCGATTTTATAATAAATTTGAAACAAAAGAAGTTCCTCTTATGCTTGCTCTCGATCCTGATTATGGAGTAGGCTATAGTGTTTTTGTTAGAAGTAACTTAGAAGAACTACCTCTATTGCAAGACGTTTACTTTCCATTTCAAGATGCTGCTATATACGAAGGTACAGTTTCTCCATTGATAGATATGATAATTAAAGAGTATATTCAATGTTTTTCAACCACAATTATTCAGCCGATAGTTTTAACTAAAGAAAGGATTAGTACATTACAAAGTGAAGAATCAACTTTTATTCCGTTTGGAGCAAACTGTCATCTATTTGGTTCTTTTATTTGTGATACACAAGAAGATATTGATAATGGAAATTTTAAGTTTATGCCTCTTTCCAATATACCTACAAGTAATGTTAGTGACATTTTATCTAGATATGCCTATTATGATAAAGAACTATTTGATAGTCTAAAAGAGATAACTGAAGTTGATTCTGAAAATTGTATCCATGCTGAATTGTTATATCATAAAAAAAACAGATTGGCGAATGTTTTAATGCGGCCTAATTTATATAATTATTCAATAGTTTATTTGGCCGCTTGTAGTGAAGATGAGGAGTCTAATACAATTTCGATGAATGATATTTATATTCGGTATGAAGAGGGGAGAATTAAACTAGTATCTAAAAAATTAAATAAGGAAATAAAAATAAGATATTCAAACGCTTATAATCTTGACAATAGTCAATTATCAGTGATTAAGTTTCTAGGAGATTATCAATATTATAATTTAGATCATGGATTTAAATGGAATTGGGGATATTTGAAAAATAATGATTTCTTACCACGGGTTGAGTATAAAGAGATAATACTTTCAGTAGCTCAGTGGAAAATTCATAAGAATCAGAATATTAATCAACAAACATTACAACAAATATTACGAGAACGTAATATACCTACATTCTGTACTATTAGACAGCGTGACAACATACTAATTCTAGATTTGTCATTAGACATTTGTTTAGATATTTTGATAAAAAAAATTGCAAAACAATCACTATGGTTGTACGAGTATTTGGATTCTACAAAGTTTTTTAATGAAGCAGGAGATCAATTTGTTGCTGAATTTATTTTTCCTTTCAAATGTGAAGAACAATTGCCACAAGTATTGGAAAAAGTAAATGTTTCTGATGGCACAGTGCAAAGACAATTTTTACCAGGAGATGAATGGAGCTTTTTTAAAATATATACAAGTCCATATTATGGGGATACAGTTATTAAAGAAGTGATAAAGAAATATGTAAAACAATTACCAGATTCTATTTGTTGGTTTTTTATTCGATATAATGATCCTGATTTTCATATTCGTTTTCGAATAAAAAGAAAAATAACAAAACATAATTTAGCTACTTTAAAAGATTTGCTAGATGTTTTAATAAAAAATGGGATAGTTTCTTATTTTCAAATAGATACCTATAAGCGTGAAATAGAACGATATGGAATTCAGTTAATTAGCCTTTCAGAAACATACTTTATGTATGATAGTATTGCAATTTTAAAACTGTTATCTAAGAAAGAAATAGTTAATAATGAACTAAGATGGAAGATTGCTGTCGTTTCAATTCATTTAATGTTAAATGATTTCAATATCTCACTTTTAAATAGGGTTGAAATTTTTAAAGACATGTATAGAAGTCTAATGTTAGAGATTACTAAACAATCTCATACAGCATTTAATACAAAACAGTTTAAAGTTTCGCTAGATAAAAAATTTAGGTTGAATAAAGATTTTCTAGATTCTACTATTCGATTAAACAATTTTGATTTAATTATTGAGTTTGTAAAACCCTTAAAAAAAAGATCAAAAAGTACAGGTGAATTAGTTTCAGTTATCAGAAATAGTGTGATTGAAAATCAGAAATATATAACTTTAATTAAGGATTATATTCATCTGAATCTGAATCGAATTTTTGTTCTTCAGGCAAGGAAACAAGAATTGGTTTTTTACTACTTATTGTTTAAGACATATAATTCAATCTACTCTAGACAAATTAAACAATAA
- a CDS encoding class I lanthipeptide, which translates to MKDFGKLSFDKKRIAKLNDEQLASVKGGHVELMNADKVKCKSTSTTKSCSSTSTTSVD; encoded by the coding sequence ATGAAAGATTTTGGAAAACTGAGTTTTGACAAAAAGAGAATTGCAAAACTAAATGATGAACAATTGGCCTCAGTAAAAGGAGGACATGTTGAATTGATGAATGCTGATAAAGTTAAATGTAAGTCTACCTCAACTACTAAATCATGTAGTTCTACTTCAACTACTAGTGTTGATTAA
- a CDS encoding efflux RND transporter permease subunit, with amino-acid sequence MFKLFIRRPVLSIVISLIIVFLGVLSLLKLPVTQFPSISPPKVNITAEYPGANGELLIKSVIIPLERALNGVPGMKYMESNAGNDGEASIQVIFELGTDPNLAAVNVQNRISSAVNKLPPLVVREGVKITREESNMLMYLNLYSDDAKADQKFLYNYADINILSELKRINGVGVADILGNREYAMRIWLKPDRMTALHISAQEVMEALQEQSIEASPGRIGESSGKRAEAFEYVLKYSGRFNTEKEYGDIILRSTPEGEILRLKDVADVEFGSTMYDIYSNLNGKPSAAIVIKQSFGSNASEVINQVKHLMSELKEDFPKGMHYEISYDVSSFLDASMEKVVHTLVEAFVLVSIVVFVFLGDWRSTLIPTLAVPVSLIGTFAMMSVFGITLNLISLFALVMAIGVVVDDAIVVIEAVHAKMEVEHLSPYRATQEAMKEISGAIIAITCVMAAVFIPIAFMSGPVGIFYRQFSITMATAIVLSGVVALTLTPALCAMILRNNHGKERKRTLLNRFLDGFNRLFTRGAYRYKSILNKTASRRVLTFGMLAIFCGAIYLLNMKLPTGFIPNEDQGMFYAIIQTSPGATLERTNEVAAQLQQLAQGIEGVKSVSSLAGYEILTEGTSANTGSCLINLKRWEDREKSAQEIIEELEEKSKSLTGATIEFFQPPAVPGYGAAGGFELRLLDKAGSGDYKQMEKVSKEFVAALSKRPEISSVFTFYSASFPQYLLKIDNDKAEQKGVSIAQAMDNLSTLIGSDYETSFIKFDRPYKVMVQSAPEYRALPQDVLNMFVKNDRGEMVPYAAFLTMEKVYGLSEYTRFNMYNAAEISGAPAQGYSSGAAIKAIQEVAKETLPHGYGIDWAGISKDEVSRGNEAAVIFAICLGFVYLILAAQYESFILPLPVVLSLPAGIFGAYFCLSILGLENNIYAQVALVMLIGLLGKNAVLIVEFALFMHRQGHSVLKSAVEGAALRFRPILMTSFAFIAGLIPLAIASGPGAIGNRTIGTAAAGGMLIGTLFGLVVVPGLYYIFGTIAEKTKLTHYEDESTIYEYIEKDE; translated from the coding sequence ATGTTTAAACTATTTATTCGCAGACCTGTGCTGTCGATTGTTATTTCGTTGATTATCGTATTCTTAGGGGTACTATCGCTATTGAAATTACCCGTAACTCAATTTCCTTCAATTTCTCCTCCTAAGGTTAATATTACGGCAGAATATCCGGGAGCCAATGGAGAATTATTGATTAAATCTGTAATTATTCCTTTAGAACGAGCACTTAATGGAGTGCCTGGAATGAAATATATGGAGTCTAATGCGGGGAATGATGGAGAAGCGTCCATTCAAGTTATTTTCGAATTGGGAACGGATCCTAACTTAGCCGCTGTCAATGTGCAGAATCGCATTTCTTCAGCGGTTAATAAATTACCTCCTTTAGTGGTCCGTGAAGGAGTGAAAATTACAAGAGAAGAATCCAATATGTTGATGTATCTAAACTTGTATAGTGACGATGCTAAAGCAGATCAGAAATTTTTATACAACTATGCGGATATCAATATCTTGTCGGAATTAAAAAGGATCAATGGAGTAGGAGTAGCCGATATTTTGGGAAATAGAGAATATGCAATGCGTATTTGGCTGAAACCCGATCGCATGACCGCTCTTCATATTTCTGCTCAAGAAGTAATGGAAGCCTTACAAGAACAAAGTATAGAGGCTTCTCCAGGGCGTATTGGAGAAAGTTCAGGGAAAAGAGCAGAAGCCTTTGAATATGTCTTGAAATATTCCGGGCGTTTTAATACAGAAAAAGAATATGGCGATATTATTTTAAGATCGACGCCAGAAGGAGAAATTCTTCGATTGAAAGATGTAGCTGATGTAGAGTTTGGTAGCACGATGTACGATATCTATTCGAATCTGAATGGCAAACCTTCTGCTGCTATTGTCATCAAACAATCTTTTGGAAGTAATGCAAGTGAAGTCATCAATCAGGTGAAGCATTTAATGTCGGAGTTAAAAGAGGATTTTCCTAAAGGAATGCACTATGAAATTAGTTATGATGTATCTTCTTTTTTAGATGCGTCGATGGAGAAAGTTGTGCATACGTTGGTTGAAGCTTTTGTCTTAGTAAGTATAGTTGTCTTTGTCTTTTTAGGCGATTGGCGATCAACTTTAATTCCAACGTTAGCGGTTCCCGTTTCTTTAATTGGAACTTTTGCCATGATGAGTGTATTTGGCATTACGCTAAACCTGATTTCACTCTTTGCGTTGGTCATGGCGATTGGTGTTGTTGTCGATGATGCTATTGTCGTGATTGAGGCTGTACACGCCAAGATGGAAGTAGAACATTTATCTCCATATCGAGCCACCCAAGAAGCGATGAAAGAAATTAGTGGCGCCATTATCGCCATTACTTGCGTGATGGCAGCCGTATTTATTCCTATTGCCTTTATGAGTGGTCCTGTGGGGATTTTTTATCGTCAATTTTCAATTACCATGGCAACTGCGATCGTTTTATCGGGTGTTGTGGCCTTGACGTTAACGCCGGCTTTATGTGCGATGATTTTGAGAAACAACCACGGGAAAGAAAGAAAAAGAACGCTATTGAATCGCTTTTTAGATGGGTTTAATCGCTTGTTTACTCGAGGTGCTTATCGATATAAAAGCATATTAAATAAAACGGCAAGTAGAAGAGTATTGACTTTTGGTATGTTGGCTATTTTCTGTGGCGCTATTTATTTGTTGAATATGAAATTGCCAACGGGATTTATACCAAATGAAGATCAAGGGATGTTTTATGCCATTATTCAAACGTCTCCTGGAGCAACATTAGAGCGCACCAATGAAGTCGCCGCTCAATTACAGCAATTAGCTCAAGGGATTGAAGGAGTAAAGTCTGTCTCTTCTTTAGCAGGGTATGAAATTTTAACGGAAGGAACCAGTGCTAATACAGGATCGTGTTTGATTAATTTAAAACGTTGGGAAGACCGAGAGAAGTCAGCACAAGAAATTATTGAAGAATTAGAAGAAAAATCAAAAAGCCTAACAGGAGCTACGATCGAATTTTTTCAACCTCCAGCTGTACCTGGGTATGGAGCTGCAGGTGGATTTGAGTTGAGACTCTTGGACAAAGCCGGAAGTGGCGATTATAAACAGATGGAAAAGGTGAGTAAGGAGTTTGTCGCTGCATTGAGTAAACGCCCAGAAATCAGTTCGGTATTTACTTTTTATAGCGCGAGTTTTCCGCAGTATTTATTGAAGATTGACAATGATAAAGCGGAACAAAAAGGCGTATCTATTGCACAAGCAATGGATAACTTATCAACGTTGATAGGAAGTGATTATGAAACTAGTTTCATCAAATTTGATCGACCATATAAAGTTATGGTTCAATCTGCACCCGAGTATAGAGCCTTGCCTCAAGATGTATTGAATATGTTTGTAAAAAATGACCGAGGTGAAATGGTTCCGTATGCTGCTTTCTTAACGATGGAAAAAGTATATGGGTTGTCAGAATATACACGTTTTAATATGTACAATGCCGCTGAAATTAGCGGAGCTCCTGCCCAAGGATATAGTAGTGGAGCTGCGATAAAAGCGATACAAGAGGTAGCAAAAGAAACGTTGCCTCATGGCTATGGGATTGATTGGGCAGGGATTTCGAAAGATGAGGTATCAAGAGGTAATGAAGCGGCTGTTATTTTTGCCATTTGCTTGGGGTTTGTTTACCTCATTTTAGCTGCACAGTATGAGAGCTTTATCCTTCCTTTACCTGTTGTTTTATCACTGCCAGCAGGTATTTTTGGAGCTTATTTCTGTCTGAGTATCTTGGGATTGGAGAATAATATCTATGCACAAGTTGCCCTAGTTATGTTGATTGGTTTACTGGGGAAAAATGCGGTGTTAATTGTGGAATTCGCCCTGTTTATGCATCGACAGGGACACAGCGTTTTGAAGTCCGCGGTAGAAGGTGCTGCTTTGCGTTTTCGTCCCATATTAATGACTTCTTTCGCTTTTATTGCTGGATTAATTCCCTTGGCTATAGCTAGCGGTCCTGGAGCAATTGGAAATAGAACCATTGGAACGGCAGCCGCAGGAGGAATGTTAATCGGTACGTTGTTTGGTTTAGTTGTCGTACCCGGACTTTACTACATTTTTGGAACGATAGCAGAGAAAACAAAACTAACGCATTACGAAGATGAATCTACTATTTACGAATACATTGAAAAAGATGAATAA
- a CDS encoding outer membrane beta-barrel family protein, whose product MYNLSPCYFVFLLIPCLSYGQSFQLQGQVVNSKQQPVEFMDVYLTSSTNSNTPHAYTDSLGNFTLQVLHGNYTLLLIEFGKQKYSQDLVVAQDMNLGKIQVDEGVLLDSITITAKKKLIERKVDRLVFNVENSVMSQGVNVIDLLKSTPLVNVQNENVSIVGKGNVVVMINDKVLNITQNDLFNYLQSLTSNDVKNIEVITTPSSKYEAQGNSGIINIVLKKNQSKGWNGNLTSFYQKNEYGGFGVHGTINYKSKKLSISLKLRQSNNNYKPYGTRNLLGENYSIYTNEKRKDQKNIFGGNYSMNYQIDDKQDIGLLYDLTSNNTKMNAFGTSIYQHLNLNDSILYTNQKQIWKTRMHIVNLYYDYKFDSIGNKMSLGINYLSNIPNKINDFSTMNKTSLDQVVMRNNSLMKYSILSGQLDIVLPAFYGMIEFGTKGSLFKNASNVSYFNVDKSSFILDNEKSNQFKYEEKNYAIYFSYQKDISDKWSVKSGVRFEYTVLNNNAIGEEDNTMSKDKYGEFFPTVYLSYSPNTSHVVSLNFSRRIERPSFQELNPFRWYTNPYTYFSGTPSLLPVFSNNIELSYTLYSVLNATLFYQYDKNGTSNIANVIDGQYVNIIKNSFNENMVGLQLSYNDNLFNRWETSINVIGYYDKTTSIIKESEGLSVYALSYSSSNTFTLNKDKTYSLMVNFWHSLPYTYSNIKIEKQMSFDIGLKLLLNKRKLTTSLLVEDLFKTSNSNGFSYNSGYRSEFTNFFDSRKLVVSINYSFGNDKVKNKFIQFDEQNRAQ is encoded by the coding sequence ATGTATAATTTATCGCCTTGTTATTTTGTTTTTTTACTAATTCCTTGTTTGAGCTATGGTCAATCTTTTCAGCTACAAGGGCAAGTGGTGAATTCAAAACAACAACCTGTTGAATTCATGGATGTTTATCTCACCAGTAGTACAAATTCAAATACGCCTCATGCGTATACGGATAGTTTAGGGAATTTTACTTTACAGGTGTTACATGGAAACTACACCTTACTGTTAATTGAATTCGGTAAGCAAAAATATAGCCAGGATTTGGTAGTTGCACAAGATATGAATTTAGGAAAGATTCAAGTGGATGAAGGTGTTTTATTGGATAGCATTACCATTACAGCCAAGAAAAAATTAATCGAGCGCAAGGTGGATCGCTTGGTCTTTAACGTAGAAAATTCGGTTATGTCACAAGGGGTGAATGTTATTGATCTTTTAAAAAGCACTCCTTTGGTGAATGTTCAAAATGAAAATGTTTCTATTGTAGGAAAAGGGAATGTCGTTGTCATGATTAATGATAAGGTTTTGAATATTACGCAAAATGATTTATTTAATTATTTGCAATCTCTTACTTCAAATGATGTGAAAAATATTGAAGTGATAACTACTCCATCTTCTAAGTACGAAGCTCAAGGTAATAGTGGCATTATAAATATTGTATTGAAAAAAAATCAAAGTAAAGGATGGAATGGTAATCTTACTAGTTTTTATCAAAAGAATGAATATGGTGGTTTTGGGGTACATGGAACTATAAATTATAAATCAAAAAAATTGTCCATATCTCTGAAACTACGTCAAAGTAATAATAACTATAAACCTTATGGAACTCGAAATCTCTTAGGAGAGAATTATAGTATTTATACTAATGAAAAGAGAAAAGACCAGAAGAATATATTTGGAGGGAATTATAGTATGAATTATCAAATTGATGATAAACAAGATATAGGTTTGTTATATGATCTTACCTCTAATAACACAAAAATGAATGCATTTGGAACAAGTATATATCAACATTTAAATCTGAATGACTCAATTCTTTATACAAATCAAAAACAAATATGGAAAACAAGGATGCATATAGTTAATCTTTATTATGATTATAAATTTGATAGTATAGGAAATAAAATGAGCTTGGGAATTAACTATCTGAGCAATATACCTAACAAAATCAATGATTTTAGTACAATGAACAAAACTAGTTTAGATCAAGTAGTTATGAGAAATAATAGCTTAATGAAGTATAGTATTTTGTCAGGTCAATTGGATATAGTTTTACCAGCTTTTTATGGAATGATTGAATTTGGGACTAAGGGTTCTTTATTTAAGAATGCATCTAATGTATCGTATTTTAACGTTGATAAATCGAGCTTCATTTTGGATAATGAGAAAAGCAATCAGTTTAAATATGAAGAAAAAAACTATGCTATTTACTTTAGTTATCAAAAGGATATTAGTGATAAATGGTCAGTAAAGTCGGGTGTACGATTCGAGTATACAGTTTTAAACAATAATGCAATTGGGGAAGAAGATAATACAATGTCAAAAGATAAGTATGGGGAATTTTTTCCAACCGTTTACTTGAGTTATTCTCCTAATACATCTCATGTTGTTTCTTTAAACTTTTCAAGAAGAATTGAAAGACCAAGCTTTCAAGAATTAAACCCATTTCGCTGGTATACTAATCCATACACCTACTTTTCAGGTACCCCAAGTTTATTACCTGTTTTTAGTAATAACATAGAACTTAGCTATACTTTATATAGTGTATTAAATGCAACATTATTCTATCAATATGATAAAAATGGAACCTCTAATATCGCTAATGTTATTGATGGACAGTATGTTAATATAATAAAAAATAGTTTTAATGAAAATATGGTAGGATTACAACTCAGTTATAATGATAATCTTTTTAACAGATGGGAAACATCAATTAATGTAATAGGGTACTATGACAAAACAACATCAATTATAAAGGAATCAGAAGGACTAAGCGTTTATGCACTCTCATACTCAAGCTCAAATACATTTACATTGAATAAAGATAAAACGTATTCTTTAATGGTCAATTTTTGGCATTCATTACCCTATACCTATTCTAATATTAAAATTGAGAAACAGATGAGCTTTGATATAGGATTAAAACTCTTGCTGAATAAGAGAAAGTTAACAACTAGTTTGTTAGTAGAAGATCTTTTTAAAACGTCAAATAGTAATGGTTTTTCCTATAATTCTGGATATAGGTCCGAATTTACTAATTTTTTTGATAGTCGAAAACTTGTAGTCAGCATTAACTATTCTTTTGGGAATGATAAAGTAAAAAATAAATTTATTCAGTTTGATGAGCAAAATAGAGCACAATAG
- a CDS encoding TolC family protein translates to MNLLFTNTLKKMNKSILYQVGFLTWISLSLWSCKAPQATLTEDSKIKLPSAYNKESDTLNSGLAPWKQFFTDSHLTALIEEGLKNNQELLITLQEIEVAKNDVLRQKGKLAPKVGAGLGTGLEKVGRYTSQGAGDAGTEMEKGVKVPENIGDFSGTISASWEIDMWGKLHHAKEAAVKRYLGTVEGKNKVLSVLIAEIATSYYELLALDNQLDLTLQYIELQKKALEIVVIQKQAARGTALGVKKFEGELLKAQSIEFGIRQEITETENRINVLLGRYPQPIVREKDTFMDLVPTAIKTGIPSQLLSNRPDIKQAELELEAAQLDVKVAQAEFYPSLEISAAVGLNAFKPSYLIKVPESVMYSVVGELAAPLINKSAIKAEFNTANARQIQALYEYDKTLLNAYLDVANQMANIENMQHAFEYKKKETQTLSEAVGIANELFKSSRADYLEVLMTQREAMDAKIELIEAKSKQLIGVVDIYKSLGGGWK, encoded by the coding sequence ATGAATCTACTATTTACGAATACATTGAAAAAGATGAATAAATCGATTTTATATCAAGTAGGTTTTTTAACCTGGATTAGTTTGAGTTTGTGGAGTTGTAAAGCCCCACAAGCCACGCTTACGGAGGATAGTAAAATAAAACTTCCTTCAGCTTATAACAAAGAAAGCGATACCCTAAATTCTGGTTTAGCCCCTTGGAAACAGTTTTTTACTGATTCACATTTAACCGCATTAATCGAAGAAGGATTAAAAAATAACCAAGAGTTATTGATTACGCTTCAGGAGATTGAAGTAGCCAAAAATGATGTTTTACGTCAAAAAGGGAAATTAGCACCTAAAGTAGGAGCAGGCCTTGGTACAGGCCTTGAAAAGGTAGGTCGATATACAAGTCAAGGAGCGGGAGATGCCGGTACTGAGATGGAAAAAGGAGTAAAAGTACCTGAAAATATAGGAGATTTTTCAGGGACAATCTCAGCTTCTTGGGAGATTGATATGTGGGGAAAACTCCACCATGCCAAAGAAGCGGCTGTTAAGCGTTATTTAGGAACAGTAGAAGGAAAAAATAAGGTACTGTCAGTTTTAATTGCGGAAATAGCAACCTCTTATTATGAATTGTTGGCGTTGGATAATCAATTAGATTTAACGCTGCAATATATTGAATTACAGAAGAAAGCACTGGAAATTGTCGTTATTCAAAAACAAGCAGCCCGTGGTACTGCGTTAGGAGTTAAAAAATTTGAAGGCGAGCTCTTGAAAGCACAGAGTATAGAATTTGGTATTCGACAAGAAATAACAGAAACAGAGAATCGAATTAACGTGCTATTAGGCCGTTATCCTCAACCTATTGTCCGCGAAAAGGACACCTTTATGGATTTAGTGCCAACCGCAATTAAAACGGGGATTCCAAGTCAACTGCTGTCGAATCGCCCGGATATCAAACAAGCAGAACTAGAGTTAGAAGCTGCTCAATTAGATGTAAAAGTTGCACAAGCTGAATTTTACCCTTCGCTAGAAATTTCTGCCGCTGTAGGTTTAAATGCATTTAAACCTTCCTATCTGATTAAAGTGCCTGAATCTGTGATGTATTCTGTCGTGGGAGAGTTAGCGGCGCCTTTGATTAATAAAAGTGCAATAAAAGCTGAATTTAATACGGCGAATGCCCGTCAAATACAAGCGTTGTATGAGTATGATAAAACGCTGTTGAATGCTTATTTAGATGTAGCTAATCAAATGGCTAACATTGAAAATATGCAACATGCATTTGAATATAAAAAGAAGGAAACCCAGACGTTATCTGAGGCAGTAGGTATTGCCAATGAATTATTTAAATCGTCGAGAGCTGATTATTTAGAAGTATTAATGACTCAAAGAGAAGCCATGGATGCTAAAATTGAATTGATTGAAGCAAAGAGCAAACAGTTAATAGGGGTTGTGGATATTTATAAGAGTTTAGGAGGAGGATGGAAGTAG